The following proteins come from a genomic window of Mariniflexile sp. TRM1-10:
- a CDS encoding T9SS type A sorting domain-containing protein, with amino-acid sequence MTVLTRTYITAILLCTTIVSAQDILWEKSYGGKHAEFLYDAIATPDYGFILAGSSISGKNGNKEDDNKGDLDYWLWKMDENGNLDWQKSFGGNQVDLLQSIAITQDGGFILGGTSTSDKGIDKKEASKGQEDFWVIKLNAKGQEIWQKTIGGSSMEKLLSVAPTKDGGYILGGTSSSDASEDIEKDKYSKNEDSRGNLDYWVVKLKSDGTMQWQKTIGGQYQDELKSIHQTTDGGYILGGYSNSPISGDKTEANYGLGDYWIVKLNEEGVIEWQSTLGGDKDDNLFALSQTKDGGFIVGGNSNSGATNSKSKSNKEGTDFWVLKLDKTGGIDWQETYNYGKIDVLTSIVENPDGSYLIGGYAQSEAQVKSQKSKVKSLQSDKEGINDYIALKINAKGEEIWNQTVGSKGDEVLKKLLETRDGGYLLAGTSNGNASRDKNSTKGGTDFWVVKLRDKEKEEELKITVEAMPNPAISFTNVIVNFDYQDGTATLYDLNGRSLQTQTLKGEHTIPMEVSHLPQGIYLVEINTNTQTGSVKVIKK; translated from the coding sequence ATGACTGTATTAACCCGTACTTATATAACAGCGATACTGTTATGTACCACTATTGTGTCAGCCCAAGACATCCTTTGGGAGAAATCCTATGGAGGCAAACATGCCGAATTTCTATATGATGCCATTGCTACACCAGACTATGGATTTATTCTAGCAGGAAGCTCTATTTCTGGGAAAAACGGCAACAAAGAAGATGATAATAAAGGAGACCTAGATTATTGGCTTTGGAAAATGGATGAAAATGGCAATCTCGATTGGCAAAAAAGCTTTGGAGGGAACCAAGTAGACCTACTACAAAGCATTGCCATTACCCAAGATGGCGGTTTTATATTAGGAGGAACCTCTACTTCAGATAAAGGAATCGACAAAAAAGAAGCTTCAAAAGGACAAGAAGATTTTTGGGTGATAAAATTAAATGCCAAAGGACAAGAAATTTGGCAAAAAACCATAGGAGGCAGTAGCATGGAAAAACTACTAAGTGTAGCTCCTACAAAAGATGGTGGTTATATTTTAGGAGGCACTTCCAGTTCAGATGCTTCGGAAGATATTGAAAAAGACAAATACTCCAAAAATGAAGATTCCAGAGGGAATTTAGATTATTGGGTAGTAAAATTAAAGTCAGATGGCACGATGCAATGGCAAAAAACCATTGGAGGGCAATACCAAGACGAATTAAAAAGCATCCACCAAACTACAGATGGTGGTTATATACTAGGAGGTTATTCCAATTCCCCAATTTCGGGAGACAAAACCGAAGCCAATTACGGATTAGGTGATTACTGGATAGTAAAACTAAACGAAGAGGGTGTTATTGAATGGCAAAGCACATTAGGTGGTGATAAAGACGACAACTTATTTGCGCTTTCTCAAACGAAAGACGGTGGCTTTATAGTAGGAGGAAATTCCAATTCTGGAGCTACGAATTCCAAATCAAAATCCAACAAAGAAGGTACTGATTTTTGGGTACTAAAATTGGATAAAACAGGAGGCATCGATTGGCAAGAAACCTATAACTATGGTAAAATTGATGTCTTAACCTCGATTGTAGAAAACCCAGATGGAAGCTACTTGATTGGAGGCTATGCACAGAGTGAGGCACAAGTGAAAAGTCAAAAGTCAAAAGTGAAAAGTTTGCAATCAGACAAAGAAGGGATTAACGATTATATAGCTTTAAAAATCAATGCCAAAGGAGAAGAAATTTGGAACCAAACGGTAGGAAGTAAAGGTGATGAAGTACTAAAAAAACTACTAGAAACCAGAGATGGTGGATACTTATTAGCAGGAACTTCAAACGGAAATGCATCAAGAGACAAAAACTCCACAAAAGGAGGCACCGATTTTTGGGTAGTAAAACTAAGAGACAAAGAAAAAGAAGAAGAACTAAAAATCACAGTAGAAGCGATGCCCAATCCAGCGATTAGTTTTACCAATGTCATAGTCAACTTTGACTACCAAGACGGTACAGCTACTTTATATGATTTAAACGGAAGAAGCTTGCAAACCCAAACCTTAAAAGGAGAACACACCATTCCTATGGAAGTAAGCCACCTACCACAAGGTATTTATCTTGTAGAGATAAATACCAATACCCAAACAGGAAGCGTAAAAGTGATTAAAAAATAA
- a CDS encoding FecR family protein, with product MENKDNRLIEEFLNGKLNEQDAETLKKWMEHPDNAHFLKEETQLYYRLNALLHSVDTEKAYKRNTALLHKKATRRFPWVSIFKYAALMVMLLGSAWLIRSLLLAGDDKLIIPETQITLELEDGSLMKIQLGETREIQTAKGEKISTQKHDILYYDTTSKDNKTTYNTLKIPYGKTFKVQLSDGSLVHLNAGSQLKYPNNFTESKRKVYLQGEAYFEVTPNKDKPFIVQTSDTDIQVLGTKFNVSAYPDEKLVATVLVEGSVKITEKETNKSTNVILLPGQLALWNKTTEKINVTKVDVEDYTSWIEGKLVFESKTFEEMLRVLQRKYNVSIENRYSELNTGRYRGRFEDESIEQIMKTFAKSRLFSYTIKNNTLIIEKPENK from the coding sequence ATGGAAAACAAAGACAATAGGCTTATAGAAGAATTTCTTAACGGCAAACTAAACGAACAGGATGCAGAAACTTTAAAAAAGTGGATGGAACATCCTGACAATGCCCATTTCCTAAAAGAAGAAACCCAGCTGTATTATCGTCTTAATGCCCTATTACATTCAGTTGATACTGAGAAAGCCTATAAAAGAAATACCGCTTTGCTCCATAAAAAAGCAACAAGGAGATTCCCATGGGTATCTATATTTAAATATGCAGCCCTTATGGTTATGTTATTGGGTTCAGCATGGCTTATACGGTCTTTATTGTTAGCTGGAGATGATAAACTCATAATACCTGAAACGCAGATTACCCTTGAATTGGAGGATGGTTCCTTAATGAAAATCCAACTAGGAGAAACTCGTGAAATCCAAACAGCAAAAGGTGAAAAAATTTCTACCCAAAAACATGATATCCTGTATTATGACACCACCTCAAAAGATAATAAAACAACCTATAATACCTTAAAGATACCTTATGGCAAAACCTTTAAAGTACAATTGTCCGATGGTAGTCTTGTACATCTTAATGCTGGGTCACAGTTAAAATATCCCAATAATTTTACCGAATCTAAACGAAAGGTTTATTTGCAAGGAGAAGCTTATTTTGAGGTAACTCCTAATAAAGACAAACCTTTTATAGTACAAACATCAGATACTGATATTCAAGTATTAGGCACCAAATTCAATGTTTCTGCATATCCAGACGAAAAGCTAGTTGCCACGGTTTTAGTGGAAGGCTCAGTAAAAATTACAGAAAAAGAAACCAACAAAAGTACAAATGTTATTCTGCTTCCTGGCCAGCTAGCCTTATGGAATAAAACCACTGAAAAAATAAATGTTACTAAGGTAGATGTGGAAGATTACACTTCATGGATAGAAGGAAAACTGGTTTTTGAGAGCAAGACCTTTGAAGAAATGCTTAGGGTGTTGCAGCGTAAATACAACGTTTCAATCGAAAACCGCTATAGCGAACTCAATACAGGACGCTATAGAGGGCGCTTCGAAGATGAATCCATAGAACAGATCATGAAAACATTTGCAAAAAGCCGTCTGTTCAGTTATACCATAAAGAACAATACCTTAATTATTGAAAAACCTGAAAATAAATAA
- a CDS encoding RNA polymerase sigma factor: MDFSPEYELRILPEIRCGNQQAYQSLFHYYYERLYHYALTFTSDQSKAEDIVQEVFLKVWTKRESFHPNGSLKAYLYRMTYNEFINGYRKEKRYHEELDAFKFQALTPLLEESEETWQLKLNKLKEAIDKLPPRCREIFLLHKQEGIPQKEIAKKLDISVKTVENQVGKAVSILKNKLTSKVMTLLMLVRKPFK; the protein is encoded by the coding sequence ATGGATTTTTCACCTGAATATGAACTTAGGATACTCCCCGAAATTAGGTGTGGTAACCAGCAGGCCTACCAGTCCCTTTTCCATTATTATTACGAGCGTCTTTACCACTATGCCTTAACTTTCACTTCTGACCAAAGTAAAGCTGAGGATATTGTTCAGGAGGTATTTTTAAAGGTGTGGACCAAACGAGAATCCTTCCATCCAAATGGTTCCCTTAAAGCTTATCTCTATCGAATGACCTATAATGAGTTTATTAATGGATATAGAAAAGAGAAACGCTATCATGAGGAGCTAGACGCCTTTAAATTCCAAGCACTAACACCACTATTGGAAGAAAGTGAGGAAACTTGGCAATTAAAGCTCAATAAATTAAAAGAAGCCATTGACAAGCTTCCACCACGTTGTCGTGAGATTTTCCTGCTCCATAAACAAGAGGGCATACCGCAAAAGGAAATCGCCAAAAAATTGGATATCTCTGTAAAGACCGTTGAAAATCAGGTTGGAAAAGCCGTCAGTATCTTGAAAAACAAACTTACCTCAAAAGTAATGACTTTGCTTATGCTTGTTCGCAAACCTTTTAAATAA